A window of Rattus norvegicus strain BN/NHsdMcwi chromosome 14, GRCr8, whole genome shotgun sequence contains these coding sequences:
- the Vom2r70 gene encoding vomeronasal 2 receptor 70 isoform X3 has translation MKKLCAFTIAFLILKFSLILFHLTEPSCFWRIKNSEETDGDLRSDCGFVLFTFEEPIEENFYNQLINFRISARKYEFFLVMFFATDEINKNPYLLPNMSLIFSLGDRMCKDTLGVLDQIYSQKNHSWHFINYVCGLERRCDIGLTGPSWTTSLKLAMDSRTPKVFFGPLNSNLRDHEQFPYVHQIAIKDTRLPHGMVSLMLQFGWTWVGLIISDNDQGIQFLSDLREEMQRHGICLAFVNMIPETMQIYMTKAKIYDQQLITSSAKVVIIYGEMNSTLEVSFRRWAYLGEQRIWVTNSQWDVIINKTDFSLDFFHGTVTFAHHHSGMTIFRNVMQTISTSKYPVDISQSMLGWNHFNCSISDNRHSKMDHFTFNNTLEWLALHKFDMVLSEEGYNLYNAVYAVAHTYHELILQQVESQKVSKHKGLFTDCQQVASLLKTRVFTNPVGELVNMNHRENQCAEYDIFIIWNFPQGLGLKVKIASYFPCFPHDQQLRISEDLEWATEGTLVSSSMCSVTCIAGFRKIHQKQTADCCFDCVQCPENEVSNETDMEQCARCPDDKYANSEQTYCLQRAVTYLAYEDSLGMALGCMALFFSVTTILVLVTFVKYKDTPIVKANNRILSYILLISLIFCFLCSLLFIGHPNKATCILQQITFGVFFSVAVSAVLAKTVTVVMAFKLTTPGRRMRGMLALGAPNLVIPICTLIQLVLCGIWLVISPPFIDRDIQSEHGKTIIICNKGSVIAFHFTLGYLGTLALMSFAVAFLARKLPDRFNEAKFLTFSMLVFYSVWITFLPVYHSTRGKVMVVVEVFSILASSAGLLGCIFVPKCYVILVRPDLNFLQK, from the exons AATATCAGCAAGAAAATATGAGTTTTTTCTGGTAATGTTTTTTGCTACTGATGAGATCAACAAGAATCCTTATCTTTTACCCAACATGTCTTTGATATTCTCCCTTGGTGATAGAATGTGTAAAGATACATTGGGAGTTCTGGATCAAATTTATTCACAAAAAAACCATAGTtggcattttattaattatgtCTGTGGACTAGAGCGCCGTTGTGACATAGGTCTTACAGGGCCATCATGGACCACATCCTTAAAACTGGCGATGGATTCCAGGACTCCAAAG GTTTTCTTTGGACCACTTAACTCTAACCTAAGAGACCATGAGCAGTTTCCCTATGTCCATCAGATAGCAATCAAAGACACACGTTTGCCTCATGGCATGGTATCCTTGATGCTTCAATTTGGATGGACTTGGGTAGGACTGATCATCTCAGATAATGACCAGGGTATTCAGTTTCTCTCagacttgagagaagaaatgcaaaggcaTGGGATCTGTTTGGCTTTTGTGAATATGATCCCAGAAACCATGCAGATATACATGACAAAAGCTAAGATATATGACCAACAACTTATAACATCATCAGCAAAGGTTGTTATCATTTATGGTGAAATGAACTCTACTCTAGAAGTCAGCTTTAGAAGATGGGCATATTTAGGTGAACAAAGAATCTGGGTCACTAACTCACAATGGGATGTCATCATAAATAAAACAGATTTCAGCCTTGATTTCTTCCATGGGACTGTCACTTTTGCACACCACCACAGTGGGATGACTATATTTAGGAATGTTATGCAAACAATAAGCACTTCCAAGTACCCAGTAGACATTTCTCAGTCTATGCTAGGGTGGAATCATTTTAATTGTTCAATCTCTGACAATAGACATAGCAAAATGGATCATTTTACATTCAACAATACATTAGAATGGTTAGCACTGCACAAATTTGACATGGTCCTGAGTGAAGAAGGTTACAATTTGTAtaatgctgtgtatgctgtggcccacACCTACCATGAACTCATTTTACAACAAGTAGAGTCTCAGAAAGTATCAAAACACAAAGGATTATTCACTGACTGTCAGCAG GTGGCTTCCCTGCTGAAAACCAGGGTATTTACTAACCCTGTTGGAGAACTGGTGAACATGAACCATAGGGAAAATCAGTGTGCAGAGtatgacattttcatcatttggaattttccacagggccttggattaaaagtgaaaatagcaAGCTATTTTCCTTGTTTCCCACATGATCAACAACTTCGTATATCAGAAGACTTGGAGTGGGCCACGGAAGGAACATTG GTTTCATCCTCCATGTGTAGTGTGACATGTATTGCTGGATTCAGGAAAATTCATCAGAAACAAACAGCAGactgctgctttgattgtgttCAGTGCCCAGAAAATGAGGTTTCCAATGAGACAG ATATGGAACAGTGTGCGAGGTGTCCAGATGATAAATATGCCAACTCAGAGCAGACCTACTGCCTCCAAAGAGCTGTGACATATCTGGCTTATGAAGATTCACTGGGAATggctctgggctgcatggccctGTTCTTCTCAGTCACCACAATTCTAGTACTAGTCACATTTGTGAAGTACAAGGATACTCCCATTGTGAAAGCCAATAACCgcattctcagctacatcctgctcatctctctcatcttctgttttctctgttcattgctcttcattggacatcccaacaaggccacctgcATCCTGCAGCAGATCACATTTGGAGTGTTTTTCTCTGTGGCTGTTTCTGCAGTGTTGGCCAAAACAGTAACTGTGGTCATGGCTTTTAAGCTCACTACTCCAGGGAGAAGGATGAGAGGGATGCTGGCCTTAGGGGCACCTAACTTGGTAATTCCCATTTGTACCCTAATCCAACTTGTTCTCTGTGGAATCTGGTTGGTAATATCTCCTCCCTTTATTGACAGAGATATACAATCTGAACATGGGAAGACCATCATTATTTGCAACAAAGGCTCAGTCATTGCATTCCACTTTACCCTGGGATACTTGGGCACTTTGGCTCTGATGAGCTTTGCTGTGGCATTCTTGGCAAGGAAACTTCCTGACAGATTCAATGAAGCCAAGTTCCTAACATTCAGCATGTTGGTGTTCTACAGTGTATGGATCACCTTCCTTCCTGTCTACCACAGTACCAGAGGGAAGGTTATGGTAGTTGTGGAGGTCTTTTCCATTTTGGCTTCTAGTGCAGGGTTGCTAGGGTGTATCTTTGTCCCAAAGTGTTATGTTATTTTAGTTAGACcagatttaaattttcttcagaagtAA
- the Vom2r70 gene encoding vomeronasal 2 receptor 70 isoform X5 — translation MKKLCAFTIAFLILKFSLILFHLTEPSCFWRIKNSEETDGDLRSDCGFVLFTFEEPIEENFYNQLINFRISARKYEFFLVMFFATDEINKNPYLLPNMSLIFSLGDRMCKDTLGVLDQIYSQKNHSWHFINYVCGLERRCDIGLTGPSWTTSLKLAMDSRTPKVFFGPLNSNLRDHEQFPYVHQIAIKDTRLPHGMVSLMLQFGWTWVGLIISDNDQGIQFLSDLREEMQRHGICLAFVNMIPETMQIYMTKAKIYDQQLITSSAKVVIIYGEMNSTLEVSFRRWAYLGEQRIWVTNSQWDVIINKTDFSLDFFHGTVTFAHHHSGMTIFRNVMQTISTSKYPVDISQSMLGWNHFNCSISDNRHSKMDHFTFNNTLEWLALHKFDMVLSEEGYNLYNAVYAVAHTYHELILQQVESQKVSKHKGLFTDCQQVSSSMCSVTCIAGFRKIHQKQTADCCFDCVQCPENEVSNETDMEQCARCPDDKYANSEQTYCLQRAVTYLAYEDSLGMALGCMALFFSVTTILVLVTFVKYKDTPIVKANNRILSYILLISLIFCFLCSLLFIGHPNKATCILQQITFGVFFSVAVSAVLAKTVTVVMAFKLTTPGRRMRGMLALGAPNLVIPICTLIQLVLCGIWLVISPPFIDRDIQSEHGKTIIICNKGSVIAFHFTLGYLGTLALMSFAVAFLARKLPDRFNEAKFLTFSMLVFYSVWITFLPVYHSTRGKVMVVVEVFSILASSAGLLGCIFVPKCYVILVRPDLNFLQK, via the exons AATATCAGCAAGAAAATATGAGTTTTTTCTGGTAATGTTTTTTGCTACTGATGAGATCAACAAGAATCCTTATCTTTTACCCAACATGTCTTTGATATTCTCCCTTGGTGATAGAATGTGTAAAGATACATTGGGAGTTCTGGATCAAATTTATTCACAAAAAAACCATAGTtggcattttattaattatgtCTGTGGACTAGAGCGCCGTTGTGACATAGGTCTTACAGGGCCATCATGGACCACATCCTTAAAACTGGCGATGGATTCCAGGACTCCAAAG GTTTTCTTTGGACCACTTAACTCTAACCTAAGAGACCATGAGCAGTTTCCCTATGTCCATCAGATAGCAATCAAAGACACACGTTTGCCTCATGGCATGGTATCCTTGATGCTTCAATTTGGATGGACTTGGGTAGGACTGATCATCTCAGATAATGACCAGGGTATTCAGTTTCTCTCagacttgagagaagaaatgcaaaggcaTGGGATCTGTTTGGCTTTTGTGAATATGATCCCAGAAACCATGCAGATATACATGACAAAAGCTAAGATATATGACCAACAACTTATAACATCATCAGCAAAGGTTGTTATCATTTATGGTGAAATGAACTCTACTCTAGAAGTCAGCTTTAGAAGATGGGCATATTTAGGTGAACAAAGAATCTGGGTCACTAACTCACAATGGGATGTCATCATAAATAAAACAGATTTCAGCCTTGATTTCTTCCATGGGACTGTCACTTTTGCACACCACCACAGTGGGATGACTATATTTAGGAATGTTATGCAAACAATAAGCACTTCCAAGTACCCAGTAGACATTTCTCAGTCTATGCTAGGGTGGAATCATTTTAATTGTTCAATCTCTGACAATAGACATAGCAAAATGGATCATTTTACATTCAACAATACATTAGAATGGTTAGCACTGCACAAATTTGACATGGTCCTGAGTGAAGAAGGTTACAATTTGTAtaatgctgtgtatgctgtggcccacACCTACCATGAACTCATTTTACAACAAGTAGAGTCTCAGAAAGTATCAAAACACAAAGGATTATTCACTGACTGTCAGCAG GTTTCATCCTCCATGTGTAGTGTGACATGTATTGCTGGATTCAGGAAAATTCATCAGAAACAAACAGCAGactgctgctttgattgtgttCAGTGCCCAGAAAATGAGGTTTCCAATGAGACAG ATATGGAACAGTGTGCGAGGTGTCCAGATGATAAATATGCCAACTCAGAGCAGACCTACTGCCTCCAAAGAGCTGTGACATATCTGGCTTATGAAGATTCACTGGGAATggctctgggctgcatggccctGTTCTTCTCAGTCACCACAATTCTAGTACTAGTCACATTTGTGAAGTACAAGGATACTCCCATTGTGAAAGCCAATAACCgcattctcagctacatcctgctcatctctctcatcttctgttttctctgttcattgctcttcattggacatcccaacaaggccacctgcATCCTGCAGCAGATCACATTTGGAGTGTTTTTCTCTGTGGCTGTTTCTGCAGTGTTGGCCAAAACAGTAACTGTGGTCATGGCTTTTAAGCTCACTACTCCAGGGAGAAGGATGAGAGGGATGCTGGCCTTAGGGGCACCTAACTTGGTAATTCCCATTTGTACCCTAATCCAACTTGTTCTCTGTGGAATCTGGTTGGTAATATCTCCTCCCTTTATTGACAGAGATATACAATCTGAACATGGGAAGACCATCATTATTTGCAACAAAGGCTCAGTCATTGCATTCCACTTTACCCTGGGATACTTGGGCACTTTGGCTCTGATGAGCTTTGCTGTGGCATTCTTGGCAAGGAAACTTCCTGACAGATTCAATGAAGCCAAGTTCCTAACATTCAGCATGTTGGTGTTCTACAGTGTATGGATCACCTTCCTTCCTGTCTACCACAGTACCAGAGGGAAGGTTATGGTAGTTGTGGAGGTCTTTTCCATTTTGGCTTCTAGTGCAGGGTTGCTAGGGTGTATCTTTGTCCCAAAGTGTTATGTTATTTTAGTTAGACcagatttaaattttcttcagaagtAA